aagggaaaataaaacaagaaggacaaaaaaaaatgcagacaagGGAGGACAATATAGATATagataagaagaaaacaggCTCTTATCATTTCCTTATTGGTTAAGGAGATTCCGAAGCCATTATAGAAgattagcaaaaaataaaataaaataaaaaataataaaaaaaaaggttaatcTGCTTTAACCGTTCGTTTGTCAAAAGTGAATTTATAGGGTTTGAAAATCCTAGGGTGAAACAGGAGAACCCCCCCGTTCCCTgcaggcaggggctgcaggctggagTTCCGCCGCTCACCGCTAGGGGGCGCTGCGGCGCGGCTGCGTGTCCGCTTCTCCGCCCGCTCCGCCGCTGGCCGCGCCATGGGTGCCGAGCGGGAGGCGCGGGCCTGCGCCGCGCTGTACGGAgctgcggggcggtgcgggcCGAACCCCGCCGCGCTGCGCTGTTTGCGCTGCCTGCAGCAGTTCGCGGggtgagcggggccgggccgggcggctGGGGATGCGGGTTGGGGTACGGCGCTGCGGGGGGAAGGGAAGCCCCGAGTGGGGGGCTTTGAGCCGGATggtgggatgggggtgggagcTTCTCCCCGCGTTGGCAATGCGGGCTGCGGGTGGGAGAGATGGGAACGTCGCAACCACGTGGAGCTGCGGCGCCCCTTGGCAAGTTCAAGTCGGGTCAGGGTATCCCCACCCCAACAAGCTGGGGCATCCGCAATGCAGCCCCAAAGGAGGCGAGGCACCCCTCGCCCAACCCATCCCCAGCTGCATTAAACTAGGGCACCCCCAGAACAACCCCCCTGCAGCCCGGCTATCCCCACCTCAGCCCCTTTTGAGCTTAGGCTCTCCAGCTCTAACAAGTTGAGATGCACCCATGCTAAGCTGCTTTCCACCAAGGTGCTCCCACACTACATCAGACCGCTGCACCCCACCTCGTCCCCATCCCATTGCAGGAGCGCGGCCAAGCGGTGCCGGGACAAGCACCTGGAGGAggccctgcagctggcacagaCCCTGGGCAaagagctgcaggtgctgggCGAGATGGAGGTGCGGCCACTGCTGCGCTGTGTCCTGGCCTTCCAGCtggaggctgcaggcagctccagtGCCTTCCAGAAGCTGGAACAGGTCTGTAATGCTCCCCTACAAGTGATCCTtatggtgctgctggagctaaGTGGGGTCTCTCAGCAGATTGTGACCCAGCTGGCCGTGGGCAAggaggctgtgctggcacaggagGTGGGCACGCTGCTGGCCGGGCTGGCACTGCACAGAGAGGTGAGAACACCATAGGTGCCACCATGCCCTGAGTGCCCTGCCTTTGGGGGCATAATGGAAGGGAGCTGGTTACAGGAGCTTTGGAAGAGATTTTCCCCCATACATACATTGTGTAGGGTGCGAAGGGTGCCTCTCCTTCTGCCCCCCAGGTGCTGTCCCCTGAGGACCTTCAAGCAGGTCAGTTGCTGCTCTTTGACCCCTTCCCCATCCCTAGGAGGGACAAGGGTGACACTgtccctctgcctgcagtgtgCATGTTCATAGAGAAGAGCAGACTGGGCCGGCACTACTGGCAGCAGAACATGGCCTTGCTGCTGCAGCGCCTGGCTCACACCCTGGGCTACGTGTTGCAGGGACAACCAGCACCAAGTGgcacctggggctgcctggCTGTCAAGGTTGGAGCCTGATTTGGGGAACCATGCGTGGTCTCCGgaggtgagcagtgctggaggccATCCTCACCATCCTCTCCATTCCTCCAGGCCTGCCTCCAGCTCTTCCAAACGCTGCCAAAGGATGTAGCCCCACTGGTATGGAGTGCAGCAGCAAAGAATGAAGCCCTGCAGCACatcctggggctgctgctggaggcagtgGCAGGGAAGGTACATACAGTCCTGCTACTGcatgggcagcactgccctccactgctgcttttcatgcCCCCAATAGAACGTTACAGCATCAGAGGGATGCTCTGTAGTTGCCCATGTAATGCATAGAGGCTAGAGatgtgcatttgttttctgtgtccAGGCCCTGAACAAGGATGTGCGACTGCTGGCAGGCACAGCACTCAGCATGCTGCTGaacacagccccacagcctggGAGTGGGGCCAGCGCTGCACTCACCCTCTTCCAGCTCATGGACAGAGGTGTGTGCTACGCCAGCGCTGGGAAGAGCCTcaccaaaggagctgaaagGGGACAGGACACTCACCGTCAGTCAGAGTTCTGCCTCAGGGGCCTCCCAGGTGGATGGATAGTGGGGTCTGGGTCTCTGTCCCATTTAATGCAGTCATTTCCCAGCAGGTGCAGGGGAGCTGAGAGTTGGGGAGCTGGCAGTGGAGGCTCACAGCATCCCAGAGTCAGATGGGCTGGAGaggctggtgctgagcaggggGCTGCTGACATGCTGCCACTCAGACatcctctgcttccagctggaGGGCAGCACCTGCCAGGTATGAGGGCTTATTCCAGGGTCAGAGCCCCTCACCCAGCAGTAAGAGTCTGGAGTAAAGTCATTCCTAACATAGCAACCTACTCTGCATCACACAGcaaaagctgagctgctctcccagccctgagggctgcttGGCAGGCACAGAAAGCTCACATGGATACCAAATTCTCTCCTGTTCTGTACTgaggtttttttctccctggaAGTCCCCATCTGTCTGCTTGCTGACCACTGTGCTCCTGCAGGCCTGCTTGCTGCTGGACGTGCTCTTCCCCACTGTGTGCACTCTGAGCAAGGAGCAGAAGGACTGCCATTACCACTGCTTCCAAGGTAGGAGACAAACCTGCTGGTGgggctgtcagtgctgctcctgcccaCAGAATGCCATCCTCCTTGGGCTACTTTGTTTCTGATGGCTCCCTGAGCCCCACAGCCTGGCTGGGCTCAGCACTGgggctgtttgctttcagtcctgctgctgtggctgcagcgtGTTCAGGAGAACCTGCCTGAACTCTGGCACCTGCGGGGCAGCCGCCTCCTGGCTGAGGATGccaagctgctgcaggagctcacCCAGCTGTTATGGGACAACGCCGAGGCCCCGGTAAGGCTGCAGGGGGCACCCCCAGCACTGTTGCAATGAGATAGTTCATCTCCTGCCATCCCCATCTTCCTAACCCATGGTTGCCATCTAGAAGTCCATGGCCACAGGGTCTCTTCTAAAGCAGGAATTCAGGAAGGGGAAACCACACCAACCTCAGTTTCCATCCTTCCCCAGGTGGAGGGCGTATCCGAGATCATCCAGAGCTCCTTCAAACTCCTGCTGGAGATCTACCACCTGGAGTGCCAGCACTTTGAGGACCAGGAGAGACCTCTCTACCAACAGATGCTGCAGAGGGCAGTCTCAATGCCATGGCAGATCAAGGCCAGATACATGCCCCTGTGTGCCATTGTCCCCTACATGGGCAGCCAGCAGGTAGGGGATGGCAAGGTTGCATCCCTGTTGGTGGTGCAGTGAGTGGAGGTGACTCATCGGGTGCTCATGACCTTTCCCACAGGTGCTGGATGCCTGTCCCATGctgccacagcagctcctgagctGCCTGGCCACCAACCACCTGTGCCCCATGGCCACTGAGCTGTACAGGGCCCTGGTGCGGCAGCAGTGCTCGCAGGGGCAGGGCGATGTGCAGGCTGAGCTCTGGGCACAGCACTGGTTGCCACTCCTCAGCCAGGCTCTCCGCTCACCCCTGCCCATCCTGCACAGCAACGCTGCCAACCACCTCCTGCCCTGGACGCTGcggcagctcccagctgttgGCACACTGCTGGCCGCCCAGTTCAATGGTGCGGACACAGCCGCGCTGCGGGCCTGGGTGTCACTGCTGAGGGTGCAGAGGAGCACATGTGGGGTCATAGCGCTGCGGGACGAGGAGGTAGCACGGCTGCGGTCCTGCCTGAGTGCCCGTGAGGAGGGAGTACggctggcagcactggggctgttgTGCAGCAGCCCCGGGCACAGCTTGGCAGGCATCGAGGAGCGGCTGCTGCGGGAGTTCCTGCCCCTCAACCTCAACTGTCACACCTCCGCCTTccggcagctgctgcaggcagctctgaagAAGGTGCTGGGGCGGCTGCGGGACGGTGCGCTGGCACGGCTGCGGGGGAAGGACCCCAGGGAGCCGAGGGGCAAGGGAGTGGGACAGCCGGAACAGGCTGTAGGTGAGATGGCCACCATAGTACCTCCACACAGCCCTGGGGGCATGGCAGGCGGGTGGCTATGGTGCTGGGTTCTCCCTTTGCAGACTTTGTGGagtggctgctgcagctttgtgtGTCCTCGCTCACCCCCTGGGCCAACTACCAGAGGAAGAAGAcggctctgctcctgctgatgGCCATTCTGGAGACCTGCACAGACACCTGGAGCcctgagaggaagaaaggacaGCCCCCGCGTGAGTAGGGACACCCCAACCAGACCATCCCTGTGCTCTCGGGCTGCTCCTCTGCCCTGTTCCACCATCttcatccccatccctgcagggacGATGGCCACGCTGTTGGGCCACGCCAGGCAGAGCGGCTGCTGGGACTTCTTTTCCCAGCCCaacctgctggcactgctgggctgcctgcaggacagCACTAATGAGGTGGGTGCcacctgctgccctgctcccccCACCCACATCTCCATTCTCACCTCTCCTCCTCCGGCAGATCAGGGACGTGGCCTCGGAGCTGCTCATCCGCTACTTCCCTGCAGCATTCCCTGAGACcctcagcccagcactgctccagctgGCTCAGGATGCCCTCAGCAGCCCCCGCGTGCAGGAGGCTGAAGTCGGAGCAGTGCTTATGAAGACAATCCTGCAGAAGTATGAACATGGGACGGGCAGTGGCAGGGCAACCCCTGGCAGCTCAAGGGGTTGCTTTGGCTCTGGGACAGCCCTGCAAAAGTGGAGCAAGTTAGGGCTGAGGCCTGCACACCATGAGCACACGCCTCTTGCTCCAGGTCAGACAGCAGCACCATGAAGCTCCTGGCCCCGGAGGCCAGCACAGCCCAGACACTGGCAAACCGCAGCCTGTTCTTCACTCAGCACTTGCTGCGGGTCCTGCAGGCCCAGCTtgccacagctcagcagaacctgctgcaggcagcagccgTAGCACCAATGCACGGTACGTGCCTGTGTGCTGGAGGAGCTCCGTGTTCACTCTCCAGCCATACATCTTGTTTTGGGAAGCCCAGATTGCCCCAGGCCCTGCTGTAACATGGGACGGGTGTCGTTCAGgtgtgcttgcagccctgcGGAGGTGCCTGCTACAAGTGCCTGAGGTGGTCACCtgcatgcaaacagcagagtcagcacagggctggcaggAGTTGCTCAGCAGCCTGGTGGGCACTGCAAGGGacatcacctccctgctgctgggggctctgcagagccagcagggGCCAGAAGCTGAGCAGCAAGGTGAGCAAGTCCCTGTTGGGAGCTACCCATACCTCTGTTACAGCTGTCTTGGACTCAGCTGTGAGCTCCAGCAGTCCTCCATACTAGCAGGAGCAACCTTTCACAAGGCTCAAATGAAGCTTCCTTTTGCAGCGGCCGCTCCATCATTTGCAGACATGGGGAATGCAATTGGCTCACTCATTATGCTGGGGAAGGGCCAACAGGAGGACGAGGAGGAATCAGTTCTGCTGTCAGAGGAGCAC
This sequence is a window from Excalfactoria chinensis isolate bCotChi1 chromosome 16, bCotChi1.hap2, whole genome shotgun sequence. Protein-coding genes within it:
- the LOC140259739 gene encoding tRNA (32-2'-O)-methyltransferase regulator THADA-like, with protein sequence MGAEREARACAALYGAAGRCGPNPAALRCLRCLQQFAGSAAKRCRDKHLEEALQLAQTLGKELQVLGEMEVRPLLRCVLAFQLEAAGSSSAFQKLEQIVTQLAVGKEAVLAQEVGTLLAGLALHREVLSPEDLQAVCMFIEKSRLGRHYWQQNMALLLQRLAHTLGYVLQGQPAPSGTWGCLAVKACLQLFQTLPKDVAPLVWSAAAKNEALQHILGLLLEAVAGKALNKDVRLLAGTALSMLLNTAPQPGSGASAALTLFQLMDRGVCYASAGKSLTKGAERGQDTHPGAGELRVGELAVEAHSIPESDGLERLVLSRGLLTCCHSDILCFQLEGSTCQACLLLDVLFPTVCTLSKEQKDCHYHCFQVLLLWLQRVQENLPELWHLRGSRLLAEDAKLLQELTQLLWDNAEAPVEGVSEIIQSSFKLLLEIYHLECQHFEDQERPLYQQMLQRAVSMPWQIKARYMPLCAIVPYMGSQQVLDACPMLPQQLLSCLATNHLCPMATELYRALVRQQCSQGQGDVQAELWAQHWLPLLSQALRSPLPILHSNAANHLLPWTLRQLPAVGTLLAAQFNGADTAALRAWVSLLRVQRSTCGVIALRDEEVARLRSCLSAREEGVRLAALGLLCSSPGHSLAGIEERLLREFLPLNLNCHTSAFRQLLQAALKKVLGRLRDGALARLRGKDPREPRGKGVGQPEQAVDFVEWLLQLCVSSLTPWANYQRKKTALLLLMAILETCTDTWSPERKKGQPPRTMATLLGHARQSGCWDFFSQPNLLALLGCLQDSTNEIRDVASELLIRYFPAAFPETLSPALLQLAQDALSSPRVQEAEVGAVLMKTILQKSDSSTMKLLAPEASTAQTLANRSLFFTQHLLRVLQAQLATAQQNLLQAAAVAPMHGVLAALRRCLLQVPEVVTCMQTAESAQGWQELLSSLVGTARDITSLLLGALQSQQGPEAEQQAAAPSFADMGNAIGSLIMLGKGQQEDEEESVLLSEEHSLILTCCWVSVKEVGLLLGGLAELLLSSPGAEHLLPLASLQTAATVFQEILLRCRHWGAVEGCSMGFTKFCAALLNHPNMELQAIPQTILDQGLEALSGPRSSSITRRAAGFPMLFLCIVSGENPAQARPLLTRCIQMLLDLATVALPQDWDQTLDLPQVCALHVLQTLVRGAGLGTALLQYATPMVAMALRGLSSPCWAMRNAAIQLFSALTTRLLGQKQSCIEGCLVEGLSLPAFLGQHPQLGAVLLAELQAAMPGGPHLHPALHAVLTLLAQLQPGPNDPSSPSTHFLEPLLELAGSPIYAIRAMAAKALIPVVPPPQRPALLLHLAQQLPAPGGVHSHNTLHGRLLQMQALLAPNPGTEGLPAEALHPVAVQLEAQGWLLSPAQRCPLVRAAFLQVLALLPTSLSPSFTQSIWDAVSSELGNLMLGREPGCAEPQVGAAILHQTMARFACSEAAQLADSKRIHTVCSLLQHPHPDVHLAVLSWVTDGKRAECGELERALRLTVLENLQAVLQDRGNKEFLRLYLEALMHLCRNCPVWSQGVSQKLQGSALACVEMLLHMMETECPGPELLSQALCAASLLLTVGFGDEDALLVQRWCTVLETCGRPVADEVLRLAAACSLQTAGTEVLRRCRGASCPWLVPMALRVINMSIHLLQDEDPDVRHEAAGFASLVQHGLGQPGGDGCIFVQGNVGLLSLLQLLLDEFGHHPETFGSLLQHLPQFDLRAIVEDLEADTPPSLYKEDEPNVFVEPAALAQQLLPFLLQLVEKAPSSALH